Genomic DNA from Segatella copri:
CCTCTGTAGTAGAGCTGTTCTTCCAATACGATGTTTCCTTCAATTTCCTTTCCTGGTTCCACTGTTGGAGCAGGTTCGCCGAAAAAGTCAATTACCTTGCCACAATTTCTGCAATAGAAGTGAACGTGGCTTTTAATATTTCCATCATAACACACGCGATGTTCATCGATTGTGATCATTTGAGCCGCATTGTGCTCACTCAACATTCTGAGTGTATTGTAAACGGTTGTCTTGCTCAATGTTGGGATACTTTCAGCTAATCCTTTGTACACATCCTCGATAGTTGGATGAGTGGGATGATTAATAAGCCAATCCATGATGGCAATACGCTGGAGTGATGGTCGGATACCTTTCTCCACGAGTCTTTGATAGGCTTCTGTCTGTTTCATAATTACTTGTTGTTATAATTTGTTGTTGCAAAGATAAGCAATTCTTTTGTATCCGCCAAATATTTTTGCAAAAATTCCAAAGTATTTTTGAATATTTTACAATTGCATAGTTGTTTTAAGATTTGTTGTGCAAAAAGGTAGATCCTATGATTCGCTTTTGGAAATTATTGATACTAAAACCCTTTTGGAAAAAGTAATTCCCCGTCACGCTACCGGAAGGTTGTGGCGGGGAATCTTATTTGAAAATAAACTTTATACGATATTTCAGGCGATTATCTCAGGTCGATGACTTCAGCTCCTGGACATTCCTTGCTGTTGAAATTGAATGTGCTGTTAGAAACGCTCTTGGCTCTGAAGTTACTTACCGTGATGGTACTCCAGGTATTGCCCTGTCGCATCTTGACAACTGATGGAATATGTGTCTTTTTGTTGATGGTGATATACATTTCGGCTACAGAACGTTTCTGGTTATTGGCAACGAGATGTACTACATAGTTACTGCCTGCTGTCTTGAGCGTTGACTTATAACCAGTCTTATATATATTAATAAAGGTATAAGGGTTCATGGACATCTGCTGAGCCTGTGTAGGGTTGCTGACATTCACCTCGTTGGTTTTCTTTAGATAAGTCCACTGGGTCTTGCCGTTGAACCAGACGATGGCTTGCGGGGTACGGGCGTTAAACTTGTTGCCTTTGATGGCAATACTGCCGCTTGCTGATCCATACTTAGAGCTGCTCATCTTGAAGTTGGCGCTAGCTCCACCTTTGTTGCCAATAACGGCAGCGGTCTTATCAAGTACCTGTTGCGCAGTCTGCGCCATGGCTCCGATGCTCATCATTGCAACGAAAGCCAATGCTAAAATCTTTTTCATTTTTATCTTTTCCTTTCTTTTAAAATTCTATGTTATATCTTCTAAAATTTCATACTCTATCATAAAGCCGTAAAAACGTCTTTTCTCTCTTAGACGTTTTCACGGCTTCAGGGTTTAATAATTTAACCTTTTCCAATATTATCTTCTTTCATACCCTTAGTTATTTACTAAAATTAAGAGTTTCGAAGTGCCATTAACAGATTATTAAGCTGGTTTTCATCCTGTATCAGTACCTCACGAGGCTTGCTGCCCTGTGCTGCACCTACGATGCCTGCAGCTTCCATCTGGTCCATTAATCGTCCTGCACGGTTATAGCCGATACTGAACCGGCGCTGGATCATGCTGGTAGAACCCTGCTGTGAAAGAACAATCGCATGGGCTGCCTCTTCGAAGAACGGATCCAGTTCGCGGGCACTGATGCTGCCGCTTCCACCTGCGCTTCCTTCATCATTAGCTGGTTCTGGCAACTCCATAGGTTCGATAGGGCCAGGCTGTTCGCAGATATACTCGTTGATGCGCTCGATTTCAGGTGTATCAACAAAGGCACACTGTACACGTACAGGTTCGTTGCCGCAGAGATAGAGCATATCACCACGACCAATCAGCTGGTTGGCTCCTGTACGGTCAAGAATGGTCTTTGAGTCGATGGCAGATGTAACCTTAAAGGCGATACGGCCAGGGAAGTTAGCCTTGATATTACCCGTGATGATGCTGGTTGTAGGACGCTGGGTGGCAATAATCATGTGGATACCCACGGCACGTGCCAGCTGGGCGATACGGGCAATAGGAAGTTCTACTTCTTTGCCGGCTGTCATGATCAGATCACCGAACTCATCTATAATCACCACGATGTATGGCATATACTCATGTCCATCTGTCAACTTCAACTTGTGGTTGATATACTTCTGGTTGTATTCTTTGATGTTACGTGCTCCTGCCTTTTTGAGCAAGTCGTAACGGCTATCCATCAGTACACACAGACTGTTCAGGGTTCTAACCACCTTGGTTACGTCGGTTATGATAGGTTCTTCCTCATCAGGAACCGCAGCCATAAACTTATTGGCAATACGGGAGTAGACGCTAAACTCCACTTTCTTAGGGTCGATGAGAACCAGTTTGAGTTCATTTGGATGTTTCTTGTATAATAAAGAGGTGATGATGGCATTCAACCCTACAGATTTACCCTGTCCGGTAGCACCCGCAACAAGCAGGTGAGGAATCTTTGCCAAATCAACCATAAACACTTCGTTGGTAATGGTCTTACCCAAAGCGATAGGTAACTCCATCTTGGTTTCCTGGAATTTCTTTGAGTTTAAAGTACTTTCCATACTAACGATGTTCGCCTTTGCGTTAGGTACCTCAATACCGATGGTTCCCTTACCTGGAATAGGAGCGATGATACGGATGCCGAGAGCTGCCAGACTCAAGGCGATGTCATCTTCCAGATTCTTGATCTTAGAGATACGTACGCCTTCTGCAGGCTGGATTTCGTAGAGTGTGATGGTAGGACCAACCGTAGCACGGATGGTTTTGATCTGTACGCCAAAGTTGCCCAGCACCTCGATGATGCGGTTTTTGTTGGCGCGCTGCTCTTCCTCATCGATGGATACGCCGTCATCCTCATACTTCTTCAGAAGGTTGAGTACCGGATATTTATATCTGGTGAACGGCTCCTTCGGATTGATCGGAGTATTCAGTACTTCTGCATTGCTCAAGGTGTTGCCTGTAGCCTTCTCGTCGGCTGTGGCTACAGAGATGTCCATACCTATATGCTCAGAAGCTGCAGCAGCCTCGGCAGCTTGCTTTTCCAATGCTTCCCGTTCAGCCCGTTTTGTACGGAGTTCGCGCTGACGTGCAATGAGTGACATATTCTCGTTCAGCGTGCCGTTGGCTATAGCGATGGTTTCATCTTTTTCCGTATCACCTTCTGTTCCTGTAGCTTCCTGTCCGTCTGCCTCTGGCTCAACAGGCGTAGAAGGTGTGTCTGGGGTTGCGAAAGTCTGGTCCGGATCCAGATTCAGGTCGATGACTTTGGCAGGTTCTTCTTCCTTATATTCTTCTTTCTCATCCTCTGTGCCAGCACCATATGCTGCGTTGGCGTATACCTCGTCGATAGCTTCCGTATCTTTCCTGTTCTTTCCATGGTTAGTAATCTCAAATTTCACCTTATTTGATATATAACCGATAGGGTTGAGTGCTTTTCTGATAACCGTAATAGTTTCAGTGGTGAGATAGGTGAGGAATGCTACCGCCACGAAGAAAAGAATGGCAGTAAGTCCTGGAGGACCCATGATGTTCTCCAGATTCTGCACGACAAAGAGTCCGTGCTTTCCGCCCGGATTGAAGATGAGGCTTGGCATGATAGGTGCGATGAACTTGGCAAAGGTTACCGACATCCATAGTATGATCACAATCATGCAGAAGAACCATTTCCACAGGTTCAGCTTGTAGGCATGCATCATCTGCAATCCCACCATGATGACAAAGAATGGGAGCAAGAAGGCTGGAAATCCGAAATTGATGACAATGAGCCAATAGGATACAATGGCTCCCCAGGATCCGCAGTAGTTCTGAAACTGTTTTTCCGTGTTGGTCCATTCGCCTGGCTTCAGATTTTCGAGCAAACTCTGGTCATTGGCTCCTGTGTTGAGAAAGGAGATCATAGCGATGATGATAACCACAGCAATGACTACCAAGGCTAATCCTATGAAAAAGTCAGTGATAGTATTGTTGAAAATATACTGTAAACCAATAGCTTCGCTAAAGGTTTTGGTCTTTTTTTCAGTTCTTTTTTTAGCCATTTTATATATTTTTGAATAATTTATCTGCAAAATTAGCGAAAATAATTGAGAAAACAATTCTTTTTCTCATCTTTTTTTTCTAATTTTGCAACTTGTAAAGAATAAAAAGCATAATGAAGATTATTTTCACTAGTTTCGACAAGGCGGCAATCACGAATTTGCCAAGAGCTTTGTTTCCTGGCAAAATCGTAGTCGTTGACAAGCCTGAAGATACAGAAGCGGCTGTTAATGACCTACTTAGCCATTATATACTGGGCGTGGATACTGAAACGCGCCCATCATTCAAGCGTGGTCAGGCTTACCATGTTTCGTTGTTGCAGGTGAGTACACATGATACATGTTATCTCTTCCGCCTGCATCATACGGGCATGACTCCTGCCATCATTCGCTTGCTCGAAGATACCACCGTGCCAAAAGTAGGACTTTCCTGGCACGATGACTTGCTGCAGCTCCATAAGCGAGCTGCTTTTAAGGCTGGTTACTTTATCGAGTTGCAGGATGTTGCTAAGAACTTTGGTATCGCAGACATGAGTCTGCAGAAACTATATGCTAACCTGTTTCACCAGAAAATCAGCAAGGCGCAACGGTTGAGCAATTGGGAGGCTAGCGATTTGAAGGAATCGCAGGCTCTCTATGCAGCTACAGATGCCTGGTGCTGCATTAATCTGTATGAGGAATTTAAGCGTTTGTCTGCTACAGGCGATTACGAGCTCGATGAACTCAGGGTATGATATAAGGTGGTAAGGAATAGAAATTGATAATCGTAAGAAACTTCATATATAAATATGTATAAAAGCGTATATTTAAAGAAAGGTAAGGAAGAATCGCTCAAGCGTTTTCATCCATGGATCTTCTCGGGTGCTATCCAGGCAATGGATGAGGGCATAGAGGAGGGCGACATTGTGAGAGTGTTTACCCGTAGTGGTGAATTCATTGCTATAGGTCATTATCAGATCGGTTCTATCGCTGTACGTGTTCTTTCTTTTAGAGATATTGAGATTGATGAGGAGTACTGGTGTGCCAGATTGGATTCGGCATATAAAATGAGACTCGCTTTGGGTATTGCCGGTAATTCATCCAATACTACTTATCGCTTGGTTCATGGTGAGGGTGATAACTTGCCGGGACTTGTTATCGACTGCTATGGTCCTACTGCTGTCATGCAGGCTCACAGTGTGGGTATGCATGTTTGCCGCATGGAGATAGCCAAAGCCTTGAAGAAGGTGATGGGCGAAGCACTGGAGAATATCTACTATAAGAGTGAGACAACCTTACCATATAAGGCTGACCTCAGACAGGAAAATGGCTTTATACTGGGAGGTGATGCTGACGATGTTGCTGTAGAGAATGGACTGAAATTCCATATCGACTGGTTGCGTGGTCAGAAAACGGGTTTCTTCGTAGATCAGCGTGAGAACCGTTCGCTGCTCGAGCATTATGCCAAGGGTAAGAGCGTGCTCAACATGTTCTGCTATACCGGCGGTTTTTCTGTTTATGCGATGAGAGGCGAGGCTAAGGCTGTTCACTCCGTAGACAGCAGTGCCAAGGCGATAGAATTGACCAATGAGAATATTGCGCTCAATTTCCCTGAAGATGCACGCCATGAGGCTATCTGCGAAGATGCCTTCAAGTATCTTGATGAACATGACCAGCAGTATGATCTGATAGTTCTTGATCCTCCTGCTTTTGCCAAGCACCGTGCGGCTTTACGCAATGCGTTGAAGGGCTATACCCGCCTGAACGTAAAGGGCTTGCAGCGTATTAAGAAGGGCGGCATCCTTTTTACCTTCAGTTGCTCTCAGGTGGTTACGAAGGATCAGTTCCGCAATGCTGTGTTTACTGCTGCAGCGCAGGCTGGAAGAAAGGTTCGCATCTTGCACCAGTTGCACCAGCCTGCCGACCATCCTATCAATATTTATCATCCGGAAGGTGAATATTTGAAGGGATTGGTTCTCTATGTAGAATAACAAATGATTAAAGGATAGATAATGAATAAGTTCAAAACGTTTACAGCCTTGATGCTCTTGCTGGCTATAGGATTTGCAGGATGTGGCAAGTCGGAAGCAGAACGTCATCGCTTGAGCAAGAAGGAAAAGGCTAGATTGGATAGCCTAGACCGTGCTGCGCTGAAGATAGCGGTGATGCCAACAATGGACTGCCTGCCAATCTTTCTGGCATGTGATGATAGTATCTTCCAGCAGCAAGGTGTAGACGTACATTTGCGTAGATATACTGCACAAATGGATTGTGATACTGCTATCGAGCGCAAGCGCGTAGAGGGAGCCGTGACCGATCTGATTCGTGCTCATCATATAGAGAAACGGGGTACTGCTTTGACGTACCCTATTTCTACCAATCTTTATTGGCAGTTTATCACCAATAAGCGTTCGCGTATATCAGAACTGAAACAACTGTCAGATAAGATGGTGGCAATGACCCGCTACTCTGCAACTGATTATCTGGCTACTTTAGCAATCGATAGCGGTAAGCCTAAATATGATGCTTATAAGGTTCAAATCAACGATTTGAACATCCGTCTGCGTATGTTGCTTAACAACGAGATGGATGCCATGTTGCTGCCAGAACCTCAAGCTACCAAAGCCCGACTTGAACAGCATGTAAAACTCTTTGATAGCAGAGATAAGAACTTGCAGTTGGGTGTTGTGGCTTTCCGCAAGAAAATACTTTCAGAGCCGCGCCGTAAAGACCAAGTTGCTAAGTTTATCAAGGCGTATAATATTGCTGTTGATAGCATAAACAGTCGTGGGGTACAGCATTATGCAAGAATCATCACAAAATATACGGGTGCCGATGCTAAAACCATCAGTAATCTTCCAAAACTTAAATATGAACACGCTATGGAACCAAGACGTCGTGACCTGGCTGTAGCACAAAAATAAGCGGCTTATGAAAAGAGAAGATTTTAGCTGGACAAAGTTTTCGCATGAAAATGTCACTATGATATCCAGAATAGAGGCTATTCGCACGATAATTGACCAGGAAGTGGGTTTGGAGCCATGTCTGCCTGGAATAGCGGAAATTGAACAAAGATATGATGCTTTATATCATGATTATATAGATGGCAAACTCAAACATCGGGAACTTTATGATCTTGCTTCAGATTTGGATATGGATATAGACAAGCTCTATAGTAAAATGCGCCACGAATGGATTTTGGCTAATGAGTCTACATTTGTTGCACTTCGCAAAAGAGCTCAGAATCTGACAAGTTTTGATGAGGTACAGGAAACCTTTGAGAAATTTGCTACAGATGAAGCTATGCTAAATTTGAGGGTAGACTTGTCTGAAGAACAGATAGACGAGGAAAGACAAAAGATACAAGAGCAGCTTAATGCCTATCGCAATATGGTGTTTTCTTATATTTTGGCAACTGATGAATGGAATGATGATTTTGTCAAGGATATTCTTGATATCATCGCTTCCGATTTGGTAGATCCATACACCATCAATATGATAGTTTCGGCTGTTTCATTGTCATGCTCTGTATTCATGGATGCCCCTAGACTTGCAGTCTTGATGCGCTTAATCAAGTCTGACGACAGTACTTGCAGTGTTCGCCAGCGAGCTTTGGTGGGTTTTGTTTTCTCTGCAATAACCAATTCGGGTGAAAAACAGAAATATTGGGATTCTGCTGCTGGTTTGATCATGAATGATGAATTTTTGGCAGCCTGTGTTGATCTCCAACGCCAGATGCGTCTATGTCTTACAAGTAAAAAGGATAGCAAGGAGATGATGCATTCCGTGGTGAAGACCATGCTCACTTCTTTTACTCAGGATTTGGCCGAAAAGATAGACCAAACGGGTGAATTGGGACTTAATTGCTTCTCTGCAGATGGGGAGAATCCTGATGATGCCCTTAAGGGAGCCTTCGACTATATGTTGAATTCAGAAGATATAGGAGTTGATGTCTATTATCATCAGTTTGCCAACCAGAAGAGCTTCGGTCATTTCCATTCACTCTATAATTGGTTTGTTCCTTTCTATGTCCGTAATTCTACGCTCAAGAATGTTCGGGCTACGATGAAACAGCATCGCAATTTCATCAACAATCTCTTGAGAGGTGCCTCTATGTGTGATACCGATCTGTATAGCATCATTCTTTCATTGAATAATGCATCTAAGGAATTTATTGAATCATTGGATGTTGCTCCGGAAAATATGGTGTCTGGTCCTGTTTTTTATGACGAAGAAGATGAGGTGGAAAAAGAGCAGAATACCGAAGAGCCAGTAGAGGATGAGACTGATTCTACAGAAGCAAAGGATTCTGAAAATGTCACACTGCTTGATTCGGTAATGGAACATGAAGAGAATCTCTCTGAAGAGGAAAAGAAGAAACGTGCAATCAGGGTTCGTCATCGCTATGTGCAGGACCTCTACCGTTTCTATACTCTCTCTCCAATGAGGAAGGCATTTGATAATCCTTTCGAAGTGCAGAAGGAAATTCCTTTCTTTACTACGGGACTGTTTGCCAAACCGGAATATGACAAGTATCGCCTGTCGCTGGCCCGTTTCTCTGCTAAAAGAGGTGACTATGCCTTTGTTAGCAAGATTTTGCGTAATCTGGAAAAATATACCGACGAAGAGCATATGATGCTTGCATTGGCATACAAATCGGAGGAAAAATATGATGAAGCGCTTGAACATCTCTATGTGATTAAGAAAACAAGCCCAACTTATAAGGCTGCCACGGAGTTGAAATTAGAAATAGAAGAAGAAATAAAAGACCCGGCGGCTTTAATAACATTGAATTGCTTGATTAAAGAAGAATCAGATGAGAGTAAGCAGTTTAAGCTCAAGCTGAAAAAGACCGATCTCTTATTGAAACTCCATCATTATAAAGAGGCTTTGGAATGGGCTTTCCAGATGGATGAACAGTATCCTAAGGAAGAACAGGTTGAATGCA
This window encodes:
- a CDS encoding Fur family transcriptional regulator — translated: MKQTEAYQRLVEKGIRPSLQRIAIMDWLINHPTHPTIEDVYKGLAESIPTLSKTTVYNTLRMLSEHNAAQMITIDEHRVCYDGNIKSHVHFYCRNCGKVIDFFGEPAPTVEPGKEIEGNIVLEEQLYYRGICTECAKKSVKSPLTETVH
- a CDS encoding ABC transporter substrate-binding protein — protein: MNKFKTFTALMLLLAIGFAGCGKSEAERHRLSKKEKARLDSLDRAALKIAVMPTMDCLPIFLACDDSIFQQQGVDVHLRRYTAQMDCDTAIERKRVEGAVTDLIRAHHIEKRGTALTYPISTNLYWQFITNKRSRISELKQLSDKMVAMTRYSATDYLATLAIDSGKPKYDAYKVQINDLNIRLRMLLNNEMDAMLLPEPQATKARLEQHVKLFDSRDKNLQLGVVAFRKKILSEPRRKDQVAKFIKAYNIAVDSINSRGVQHYARIITKYTGADAKTISNLPKLKYEHAMEPRRRDLAVAQK
- a CDS encoding DNA translocase FtsK, with translation MAKKRTEKKTKTFSEAIGLQYIFNNTITDFFIGLALVVIAVVIIIAMISFLNTGANDQSLLENLKPGEWTNTEKQFQNYCGSWGAIVSYWLIVINFGFPAFLLPFFVIMVGLQMMHAYKLNLWKWFFCMIVIILWMSVTFAKFIAPIMPSLIFNPGGKHGLFVVQNLENIMGPPGLTAILFFVAVAFLTYLTTETITVIRKALNPIGYISNKVKFEITNHGKNRKDTEAIDEVYANAAYGAGTEDEKEEYKEEEPAKVIDLNLDPDQTFATPDTPSTPVEPEADGQEATGTEGDTEKDETIAIANGTLNENMSLIARQRELRTKRAEREALEKQAAEAAAASEHIGMDISVATADEKATGNTLSNAEVLNTPINPKEPFTRYKYPVLNLLKKYEDDGVSIDEEEQRANKNRIIEVLGNFGVQIKTIRATVGPTITLYEIQPAEGVRISKIKNLEDDIALSLAALGIRIIAPIPGKGTIGIEVPNAKANIVSMESTLNSKKFQETKMELPIALGKTITNEVFMVDLAKIPHLLVAGATGQGKSVGLNAIITSLLYKKHPNELKLVLIDPKKVEFSVYSRIANKFMAAVPDEEEPIITDVTKVVRTLNSLCVLMDSRYDLLKKAGARNIKEYNQKYINHKLKLTDGHEYMPYIVVIIDEFGDLIMTAGKEVELPIARIAQLARAVGIHMIIATQRPTTSIITGNIKANFPGRIAFKVTSAIDSKTILDRTGANQLIGRGDMLYLCGNEPVRVQCAFVDTPEIERINEYICEQPGPIEPMELPEPANDEGSAGGSGSISARELDPFFEEAAHAIVLSQQGSTSMIQRRFSIGYNRAGRLMDQMEAAGIVGAAQGSKPREVLIQDENQLNNLLMALRNS
- a CDS encoding LolA-like putative outer membrane lipoprotein chaperone, yielding MKKILALAFVAMMSIGAMAQTAQQVLDKTAAVIGNKGGASANFKMSSSKYGSASGSIAIKGNKFNARTPQAIVWFNGKTQWTYLKKTNEVNVSNPTQAQQMSMNPYTFINIYKTGYKSTLKTAGSNYVVHLVANNQKRSVAEMYITINKKTHIPSVVKMRQGNTWSTITVSNFRAKSVSNSTFNFNSKECPGAEVIDLR
- a CDS encoding 3'-5' exonuclease — encoded protein: MMKIIFTSFDKAAITNLPRALFPGKIVVVDKPEDTEAAVNDLLSHYILGVDTETRPSFKRGQAYHVSLLQVSTHDTCYLFRLHHTGMTPAIIRLLEDTTVPKVGLSWHDDLLQLHKRAAFKAGYFIELQDVAKNFGIADMSLQKLYANLFHQKISKAQRLSNWEASDLKESQALYAATDAWCCINLYEEFKRLSATGDYELDELRV
- a CDS encoding class I SAM-dependent rRNA methyltransferase, with product MYKSVYLKKGKEESLKRFHPWIFSGAIQAMDEGIEEGDIVRVFTRSGEFIAIGHYQIGSIAVRVLSFRDIEIDEEYWCARLDSAYKMRLALGIAGNSSNTTYRLVHGEGDNLPGLVIDCYGPTAVMQAHSVGMHVCRMEIAKALKKVMGEALENIYYKSETTLPYKADLRQENGFILGGDADDVAVENGLKFHIDWLRGQKTGFFVDQRENRSLLEHYAKGKSVLNMFCYTGGFSVYAMRGEAKAVHSVDSSAKAIELTNENIALNFPEDARHEAICEDAFKYLDEHDQQYDLIVLDPPAFAKHRAALRNALKGYTRLNVKGLQRIKKGGILFTFSCSQVVTKDQFRNAVFTAAAQAGRKVRILHQLHQPADHPINIYHPEGEYLKGLVLYVE